One Hevea brasiliensis isolate MT/VB/25A 57/8 chromosome 5, ASM3005281v1, whole genome shotgun sequence genomic region harbors:
- the LOC110643304 gene encoding protein MKS1-like — MASSVRRQLQGPRPAPLMVSRNSSKIKKPWLPNRQRRSPVVIYLKSPDIIHVKPEEFMGLVQRLTGKQAQSSVSASSSSSTSCAVADTESMEKGPSSMAEQQELDSELAQFPSFFLNIFTDHWSEFQ; from the coding sequence ATGGCTTCCTCTGTGAGAAGACAATTGCAAGGTCCAAGGCCTGCACCGCTTATGGTGAGCAGGAACTCTTCAAAGATCAAGAAACCATGGCTTCCGAATCGTCAGAGACGCTCTCCTGTTGTAATTTATCTGAAATCACCTGATATTATTCACGTTAAACCTGAGGAGTTCATGGGTCTCGTGCAACGTCTTACTGGGAAACAAGCACAGAGTAGTGTTTCTGCTTCATCGTCTTCTTCAACTTCTTGTGCAGTGGCTGATACTGAGTCCATGGAAAAGGGTCCTTCGAGCATGGCGGAACAACAAGAGTTGGATAGTGAATTAGCTCAATTTCCCAGTTTCTTTTTAAACATTTTCACAGATCATTGGAGTGAATTTCAGTAG